In Ignavibacteria bacterium, one DNA window encodes the following:
- a CDS encoding PqqD family protein — MNLFWKKNKEYVNFLDLTPIKEYEHEFLDGGFINILIPKFKSRFMVENIMPRLKSPYIKAKLDEFGSAVWLLIDGYRNVDEISQKLIEKFGDRIQPVHERTTRFLSLLHSHKMIKFK; from the coding sequence ATGAATTTATTCTGGAAAAAAAATAAAGAATATGTGAATTTCTTAGATTTAACTCCCATCAAAGAGTACGAACATGAATTTCTTGATGGTGGATTTATAAATATTCTAATACCTAAATTCAAAAGTAGATTCATGGTTGAAAACATCATGCCGCGATTAAAATCGCCATACATTAAAGCAAAACTGGATGAATTTGGTTCAGCAGTGTGGTTATTAATTGATGGCTATAGAAATGTTGACGAAATCAGTCAAAAACTGATTGAAAAGTTTGGCGATAGAATTCAGCCAGTTCATGAAAGAACCACTAGATTTCTATCGCTGCTTCACTCACATAAAATGATAAAATTTAAATAA
- a CDS encoding oligopeptide transporter, OPT family, translated as MSEQKKFVPFVSPETSMAEFTVRALIIGLIMCVVLGAANAYLGLKAGMTIAATYPAAVIGMALLKIMKGSILEENFARTVGSIGESVAAGAIFTLPAFFIAGIWPEFATTGHYLESSAIMIAGGVLGIMFVALLRRVMVEDIELPFPESVAAGEIHKAGRAGGTGAKFLFGAMGIGALIQTLGQLKFFATSWEKFVSFSKATISLKATGTVNAQSGMLLSSPGVSPAYIGVGYIIGPKLASLNFSGGLLAWGLFVPIITYFLGPSLFPESSGATEESWIGMANNVWRFIVRPIAIGGMLTGAGFTLFRMRKSLITGIKRSIGDVKKAATGEHVAIRTEQDISFKWVTIGILGASVATFFIYNYFAQDVVAALVATLVMVIAGFFFAAVSGYLVGIIGSSNNPISGLTLSTLLVAALLMVALGMTGSTGVAAVLGVAAVVCVAAAVAGEMLQDLKVGHILGGTPWKMQVGDIIGVVLAAVVMFLPLVILHEGDIKSGGTGFGGKALPAPQASLMALLSQGIVGGEMAWPLIIVGMIMGFGFVLMQVKSPMLVSVGMYLPLETTFAIFIGGLIKGTVEKFNEKRKHNEAQKARVENTGVLLAAGLIAGEALIGLVFAGFAFFEVGLFSIFDTPSFIVSLFVFAFIAWILIRIPIKNAGRADEPAPPSAVM; from the coding sequence ATGTCTGAACAAAAGAAATTTGTTCCATTCGTCTCGCCAGAAACAAGCATGGCTGAATTTACTGTGCGTGCACTTATCATTGGTTTGATAATGTGTGTGGTTCTCGGTGCAGCCAATGCCTATCTTGGCTTAAAAGCAGGTATGACAATCGCCGCAACTTATCCGGCTGCGGTCATCGGAATGGCGCTCTTAAAAATCATGAAGGGAAGCATCCTCGAAGAGAATTTTGCCAGAACAGTAGGTTCAATAGGGGAATCAGTAGCTGCTGGTGCAATCTTCACGCTTCCTGCATTTTTCATTGCTGGTATATGGCCAGAGTTTGCAACTACCGGACATTATCTTGAATCATCTGCCATCATGATCGCTGGCGGTGTACTCGGCATTATGTTCGTTGCATTACTTAGAAGAGTAATGGTCGAAGATATCGAATTGCCATTTCCAGAATCTGTTGCGGCTGGTGAAATTCATAAAGCAGGTCGTGCAGGTGGAACAGGAGCAAAATTCTTGTTCGGAGCTATGGGAATTGGTGCTTTAATTCAAACTCTTGGACAATTAAAATTCTTTGCTACAAGCTGGGAAAAATTCGTTTCATTTTCTAAAGCGACAATTAGTTTGAAAGCTACCGGTACAGTTAATGCTCAAAGTGGTATGTTATTAAGCTCGCCAGGGGTTAGCCCTGCATACATCGGAGTCGGTTATATTATTGGACCGAAATTAGCATCACTAAACTTTAGCGGTGGACTTTTAGCTTGGGGATTATTCGTACCAATAATTACTTATTTTCTTGGACCGAGCTTGTTCCCGGAATCATCCGGTGCAACTGAAGAGAGTTGGATAGGAATGGCAAACAACGTTTGGAGATTTATTGTCCGTCCAATAGCCATCGGCGGGATGTTAACTGGTGCAGGTTTTACACTTTTCAGAATGCGTAAAAGCTTAATAACAGGAATTAAAAGATCAATCGGTGACGTAAAGAAAGCTGCAACCGGCGAACATGTTGCCATCAGAACTGAACAAGATATTAGTTTCAAATGGGTGACGATCGGAATTCTTGGTGCTTCAGTTGCAACGTTTTTCATTTACAACTATTTCGCTCAAGATGTAGTGGCAGCTTTGGTTGCTACACTCGTAATGGTGATTGCAGGATTTTTCTTTGCGGCAGTTTCGGGTTATTTAGTGGGAATTATTGGTTCGAGTAACAATCCAATTAGCGGTTTGACTTTATCTACTCTTTTAGTTGCTGCATTGTTAATGGTTGCGCTTGGAATGACCGGTTCTACTGGTGTTGCGGCTGTTCTTGGAGTTGCGGCGGTTGTTTGCGTAGCTGCGGCGGTTGCAGGTGAAATGCTGCAGGACTTAAAAGTCGGGCACATTCTTGGCGGCACTCCATGGAAGATGCAGGTTGGCGATATTATCGGTGTGGTGCTTGCTGCGGTAGTTATGTTCCTTCCATTAGTAATTTTGCACGAAGGTGATATTAAATCTGGCGGAACTGGATTCGGAGGCAAAGCTCTTCCAGCACCCCAAGCAAGTCTTATGGCGCTGCTTTCGCAAGGTATTGTCGGCGGTGAAATGGCTTGGCCATTGATTATCGTTGGTATGATTATGGGATTTGGATTTGTGTTAATGCAAGTTAAAAGTCCAATGCTGGTTTCTGTTGGTATGTATTTACCCCTTGAAACAACCTTTGCTATTTTTATAGGTGGATTAATAAAAGGTACAGTCGAGAAATTCAATGAAAAGCGAAAACACAACGAGGCACAAAAAGCACGAGTAGAAAATACAGGTGTTTTACTTGCGGCTGGTTTAATCGCCGGTGAAGCCTTGATAGGCCTTGTATTTGCAGGATTTGCTTTCTTTGAAGTGGGATTATTCTCTATATTCGATACACCATCATTCATTGTCAGTCTGTTTGTATTCGCATTCATTGCTTGGATATTGATTAGAATTCCGATAAAGAATGCAGGCAGAGCAGATGAACCTGCGCCGCCCTCTGCGGTTATGTAA